A window from SAR324 cluster bacterium encodes these proteins:
- a CDS encoding amidohydrolase family protein encodes MVKQTLYSGGLIYDGLHQVLEGQAVLVENVRIKEVSPVGDFQGFAGDRVDFSGGTLLPGLIDCHVHLIYGGEGDPKSKVGGSKSGDLVMRALDRAQESLRSGVTSLRDLGGKDFLEFAVRDACNSGRQMGPTILAAGQMICMTGGHGNAFGRVADGPHEVIKAIREQVHAGSDVIKIMATGGVMTPGVNPEDAHYSLEELTVGIHEGHRFNKTCASHAQGSEGVLNAVRAGIDSIEHGIFLTDECVEEMLAAGTYLVPTLSALLNIVENKDRGVPAFAVEKSLRIKDRHQDSIKMFYRAGGKIAMGTDAGTPYNLHGANAGELRFMTDIGISNLDALKFSTSNAADLLTLNERGRIQKNCFADFLIVDGNPLENILQVSDRKNHRLVVKNGKAVV; translated from the coding sequence ATGGTTAAGCAAACGCTCTATTCTGGTGGTCTGATCTATGATGGACTTCATCAGGTACTTGAAGGTCAGGCAGTACTCGTGGAAAACGTGCGTATTAAAGAAGTCAGCCCGGTTGGGGATTTTCAAGGCTTTGCTGGGGACCGAGTTGACTTCTCTGGAGGCACCCTCTTGCCAGGGTTAATCGATTGCCATGTGCACTTAATCTATGGCGGGGAGGGTGATCCAAAGTCCAAGGTCGGTGGATCAAAGTCTGGAGATTTAGTGATGAGAGCCTTGGATCGGGCTCAAGAATCACTACGCTCAGGGGTCACGTCCTTAAGAGATCTGGGAGGTAAAGACTTCTTGGAATTTGCTGTGCGAGATGCTTGCAACTCAGGTCGCCAAATGGGACCAACTATTCTTGCTGCTGGCCAAATGATCTGTATGACTGGCGGGCACGGAAATGCTTTCGGTCGTGTGGCGGATGGTCCTCATGAAGTCATCAAGGCAATTCGTGAGCAGGTCCATGCAGGATCAGATGTGATCAAAATCATGGCAACCGGAGGGGTGATGACTCCAGGCGTCAATCCTGAAGATGCTCATTACAGTCTTGAGGAACTAACCGTGGGTATTCATGAAGGTCATCGCTTCAATAAAACCTGTGCGAGTCATGCCCAAGGGTCTGAGGGAGTACTCAATGCAGTAAGAGCAGGAATTGACTCAATTGAACACGGTATTTTTCTCACAGATGAATGTGTTGAAGAAATGCTGGCAGCCGGTACCTACTTGGTGCCAACCCTTTCTGCCTTGCTGAATATCGTGGAGAATAAAGATCGTGGAGTGCCAGCTTTTGCCGTTGAGAAATCTCTCCGTATCAAGGATCGCCATCAGGATTCAATCAAGATGTTTTACAGAGCTGGTGGAAAAATTGCGATGGGGACTGATGCAGGAACTCCCTATAATCTACACGGCGCCAACGCAGGAGAATTACGCTTCATGACAGACATTGGCATCAGCAACCTCGATGCTTTGAAATTCTCAACATCCAATGCGGCAGATCTGCTGACGCTCAACGAAAGAGGGCGTATTCAAAAGAACTGCTTTGCAGACTTCCTTATCGTTGATGGCAATCCACTGGAAAATATCCTTCAAGTGAGTGATCGAAAAAACCACCGACTGGTTGTTAAAAATGGGAAAGCCGTCGTCTGA
- a CDS encoding amidohydrolase family protein, protein MPGLIDAHCHVILSDLNIRNVDSIPQTLVTAMAGKLMGEMLDRGFTTVRDAAGADWGIQAAQEQGLIRGPRIWIAGRALSQTGGHGDFRRRTQASLHPNVVGCDP, encoded by the coding sequence ATGCCCGGATTGATCGATGCCCATTGCCACGTGATCCTCAGTGACCTGAATATCCGCAATGTAGACAGTATCCCGCAAACTTTGGTGACCGCGATGGCTGGCAAGTTGATGGGAGAGATGCTCGACCGAGGATTCACAACTGTGAGAGATGCAGCTGGCGCCGATTGGGGGATTCAGGCCGCACAGGAACAAGGCTTGATTCGTGGTCCACGTATTTGGATTGCAGGTCGAGCTCTAAGTCAAACTGGTGGACATGGGGATTTCCGTCGGAGAACCCAAGCATCCCTACACCCAAATGTTGTTGGATGCGATCCCTGA